A segment of the Rattus rattus isolate New Zealand chromosome 4, Rrattus_CSIRO_v1, whole genome shotgun sequence genome:
aaacagtacacacacagagacatgcacacaaacagtgcacacacagagacacgcacacaaacagtgcacatacagagacacgcacacaaacagtgcacacacacagagacacacacaaacagcgcacacacaggcacacacacaaacacacgcacgtgcgcgcgtgcacacatatacacacacactcatatacacatgtctgtgtgtcaaTGTGTAATAAAACAAACCTCTTTATATAttgacttaaaaaattaaaagattaataaTAGACACAATAAATAACCCCcccataaaaaggaaatgaaagagttGAATActtgaatactttttttttaactttaagatttatttttgtaacttttgaaacagagaaaacaacacTCTCTTGGGGGAAAGATGAGGGTAGAGGAACAGGCCCTGGGTAGTGATCACAGCCCCTGGAGTTTGAGAGGCCGGCCTAGGAGAGCCACACGCACTGCCGCACAGCACAGGGGACAGCTACTGTCTGAGGCTCCGCAGACCCGTTCCTGCACCACACAAAGCTGCTATAGCTCCAAGTCCTAAAAACCCTCCAGCTCATCGTGAAACAAGTCCCACTCGTCCTCAAAGTCTGTCAGCTCGTCGTTCCCACCTGCAGCCAAAAGCATAAGCAACATCTCGCTCAGCTCAAAGGTGACAACCTCCTCTGGGTCGTGGTCAGAGgggttgttctctctctcctcagtgaGCTCCCAGAAGTGGCTCCTTCGTTGGGCCTGGTATCTGCTTGATGTtcccactttctgtctctgtggctccTCTCTACGGCCATCAGGGTACGCATGCTTGTAAAAACAGTTCCCTCCAAATGGGCAGCTCCCGCGCCCTTCGTCAAAATACCTGCACGCCGTGTTGCTCATGGCCTCCTTGTGTTTCTGAATgagtttctgcttctcttctttctctgccaccCAATACTCACTTGGAATGACAAAGTTAGAAGTGATCCGGCATTCGGGGCAGGACTTTATGATCTTGCTGTCAAATTGTTTAGCACTTCTCCACGTGCGAATACACTTGAGACAGTAGGTGTGGTTGCAGTTGGAGAGGATCCCAAAGCAACGCTCGCTGGGGTTGGCTTTCTCATAGACCACATCCATGCAGATCCCACACACCATGTCCTTGCTGCGTTGAACAGCAAAAGAGAGCTCCATGTCCTTCTCATGGGCCTCAATGCACGATTTTATGTGCTGTGACCTCTGGGCAGCAACCATTGGGTGTAGGGCCAGCAGGCCACGCATGTCATAGGAGTCTCCGTGGAGATACACACAGTTTTCCCCATAGTGACACTCTCCCACTGCAGCATAGGGGCAaagctgcttctctgtctccacGGTAGTTGGCtccttctctgactcctcctTGGTCACTGAGCCCTGCAGGGTACTTCAGTGCAGGATGGGGCAGTACGGCCACAGTAGGGGTGTCCAGGGACGAACTCAATGGCATTCACCCAGTCCTCTGAACCCGCTGCTACAGTTGGAATGTTTGGGTTTCCTGACTCAGCTTCGCCTGGATTCATTTCAGCAAGTGATCCAACACCAGAAGGGAGACTTGAGGAAGCAGCAATGGAGGATGGCTTTGCACTCGGATCTGTGGCAGTCACTTCTTCCTGTTTCAGTGGCTTGCTGTGTTCGTATCTGCAGAGGTCTCCATAAACACAGTACCCTCTTTGAAAATACTTGCACACTACGCCATATGGACTGTCAGAGAGGTCATGAGAGCATCGACAGTTATCTCCTTCCTTACTCAAATACTTCTTAGCAATGAGGTTACATTAAATTTCACAGCACCCCTAGGGGGGGCTGGAGATCAATTTTAGGCCCAGCCTGTGCTGAAAACTGGAGGACTTAGAACACAGCATCGTACCTGGTACCTGGGGCGTGTGTGGCTCCTAAA
Coding sequences within it:
- the LOC116897733 gene encoding LOW QUALITY PROTEIN: E3 ubiquitin-protein ligase makorin-1-like (The sequence of the model RefSeq protein was modified relative to this genomic sequence to represent the inferred CDS: inserted 1 base in 1 codon; substituted 1 base at 1 genomic stop codon), coding for MRQGKPILEQTGPLFRSHTRPRYQYLSKEGDNCRCSHDLSDSPYGVVCKYFQRGYCVYGDLCRYEHSKPLKQEEVTATDPSAKPSSIAASSSLPSGVGSLAEMNPGEAESGNPNIPTVAAGSEDWVNAIEFVPGHPYCGRTAPSCTEVPXQGSVTKEESEKEPTTVETEKQLCPYAAVGECHYGENCVYLHGDSYDMRGLLALHPMVAAQRSQHIKSCIEAHEKDMELSFAVQRSKDMVCGICMDVVYEKANPSERCFGILSNCNHTYCLKCIRTWRSAKQFDSKIIKSCPECRITSNFVIPSEYWVAEKEEKQKLIQKHKEAMSNTACRYFDEGRGSCPFGGNCFYKHAYPDGRREEPQRQKVGTSSRYQAQRRSHFWELTEERENNPSDHDPEEVVTFELSEMLLMLLAAGGNDELTDFEDEWDLFHDELEGFXDLEL